The Mycolicibacterium monacense genome contains the following window.
CAACGCGCTTACCAACGTCGCGCCTGTCGTCGCCAGCAGACGGACGGAGGTGACCATCGCACCTTTGGGCACGTCTAGCGGAACATCTGGGCGAATTCCTGGCGCCGTGGCGACGTAATCCGGAAGCCCCGTCTTCGGCGCCTCGTTCGCCAGCCGAATGGTGACGGTGGACATTCTTGTGTCTGCATTACATCCGTCAGCGACGTACTCGATCTGCCTTCTCAGGTAGTAGTCGAGCTTATTCCCGCCCAAGTTATTGATGACGACCTCGGCGTACGGCGCGGGATCATCGGGAACCACATGAGCCAGCGGAGTTTCTTCGAGTAGTTCCTGCTCGGCAGGCACCGAACCCCACACTGCAATCCGACGCTCGCCCACGGCCTTCCCAAGTGCGTCGAGCAGCTTCTGAGGCGATTCGATTCGTCCCGTGATCTTTCGGACCACTTCGTTGGCGATGTCTTGGAGATACGTCTTGCGCGCCGTCTGATCCGTGGGGAAACGGCTGTACGCGGTCGACTCGGTGAGTTCGACGACGTTGTCCTTGGTAATCACCTCACCGTCGGGCATCCGCACCGGGCCTACTGCTCCGAGCACGTAACTCAGCGTCACCGGATCGAGAAGGATGACGCCGTCGACGTTCATCCCCGTCTGCTCCGCCCACATCGACTTCCAAATCTGGGCTGCGTATGGGAAGTGAGAGCTCAGGTTGCTGTTACGGAAATCCGTCATCGGATTGGTGAATCCATACATATCCGCGAACTCACGACCCAAGTCCACCGAAGCCGAGGCGCCGTCCAGATCTCGATTTGATGCCAAGGTGTCGACAGTCGCGGTGCCGTTGTCGAACCGCAGAATGCCGAACCCACCGAGTAGGCCTCCGGTGCCCCGCGCTTCGGCATTCGTCTGAAATGCCATGAAGTACGTACGAGCGCCGTCCGCGCCCATCATCGACGGCGCGAGACGCGCAGCCAGCGCCGTGTTGTCAAGTAGGCCAGCGACATTGGACGTTTGTTCCTGCAATTGCGATCGAGCGTCGCGCAGGAGTGACACGTAGCCCGGATCAGAAATCGCTTTCGCATTCTCATCAAGCTCGGTGGCGGCCGCTGCCAGCGCGGTCAGATCGGGTTCGCGTTCGCGGAGCGCCTGAACGTCTACACGGCTCCCTTGCAGCAGTTGATCGGGT
Protein-coding sequences here:
- a CDS encoding DUF4012 domain-containing protein — its product is MFRHLRRRHIAFAAGAFLLLVCVVFGCWLAVRAVQAKSNLEAARSSAQQAKDALLEGDTEGAAKFADEALSHAEDARDATHSIPWSIASAVPWLGDPFTTGQEISDVVLGLAADVLQPAADVGAVLSPDQLLQGSRVDVQALREREPDLTALAAAATELDENAKAISDPGYVSLLRDARSQLQEQTSNVAGLLDNTALAARLAPSMMGADGARTYFMAFQTNAEARGTGGLLGGFGILRFDNGTATVDTLASNRDLDGASASVDLGREFADMYGFTNPMTDFRNSNLSSHFPYAAQIWKSMWAEQTGMNVDGVILLDPVTLSYVLGAVGPVRMPDGEVITKDNVVELTESTAYSRFPTDQTARKTYLQDIANEVVRKITGRIESPQKLLDALGKAVGERRIAVWGSVPAEQELLEETPLAHVVPDDPAPYAEVVINNLGGNKLDYYLRRQIEYVADGCNADTRMSTVTIRLANEAPKTGLPDYVATAPGIRPDVPLDVPKGAMVTSVRLLATTGATLVSALVDGQQVPVFSGTERGHPTFEVQLGIPPGQSGELSFRLSEPTSAGPARVPVQPLIDTVDPKISVPACSG